In Pyrus communis chromosome 1, drPyrComm1.1, whole genome shotgun sequence, the following are encoded in one genomic region:
- the LOC137748212 gene encoding uncharacterized protein produces the protein MYANLAKGQAFPLAIRVCSRPESFHTSKFQSLQIGSHPKPPINLRSIKLTKPTCGFGEKNCGLSHLVRFSTGSYCEFLETGVVAKPRSVSGGFRITSGAQSWCFVRGRGFSSCSGQGVDGGSGVGRARKRLPWLPAAKARGAKGLEKGTTAKTSVSSWEQSAKRLEEVSDNGSWGEAAKRLDGDSSESSWGKSGNRLEEETNSKTGHASWDVSRKNYVRKSGPLQYGSREGRTERGTSVKDRQSDHRGRDKRLDEADTAKSYVRKSGTSEQWGRESRTGRGSVVKDHQSDYRGRDRRFEKADTEGDVEEEGDEQEEEMEAVDDPRWDRIQNKFSGMEDVKPGRERPEFRRWNRQEDWGKKTWKEATESSVPRMVGQSVYGVGPVLAALSAGRREFYALYVQEGMDLSKNNRKKKDKKGFERILMMADKIGLNVKDVSKHDLNMATDNRPHQGLVLDASPLEMVKINELDPVSVEEGKGSLWVALDEVTDPQNVGAIIRSAYFFGASGVVLCAKNSAPLSGVVSKASAGSLELMELRYCKNMMQFLTSSAENGWRVLGGSVSAKAIPLNKVAPSVPTILVLGSEGTGLRPLVERSCTDLIRIPGNIPMEITAGGVDDTETVEGNHACSAEEFRSFLAVESLNVSVAAGVLLHHLTGNNNDEDVDAVNQQTDELD, from the coding sequence ATGTATGCGAATTTAGCAAAAGGCCAAGCATTTCCCTTGGCAATTAGGGTTTGTTCGAGGCCCGAATCTTTTCACacctcaaagtttcaatctttacAAATCGGGTCtcatccaaaacccccaataAACCTTAGGTCGATCAAACTCACAAAACCAACATGCGGGTTTGGTGAAAAAAATTGTGGGTTGTCACATTTGGTTCGTTTTTCAACCGGTTCGTATTGTGAGTTTCTGGAAACTGGGGTTGTTGCAAAACCCAGAAGTGTTTCTGGTGGGTTTAGGATTACAAGTGGTGCACAGAGTTGGTGTTTTGTAAGAGGTAGAGGTTTTTCGAGTTGCTCGGGTCAGGGAGTTGATGGAGGGAGTGGTGTGGGTAGAGCTAGGAAAAGACTCCCGTGGTTGCCGGCAGCAAAAGCTAGGGGAGCAAAAGGGTTGGAGAAGGGAACTACGGCGAAGACATCTGTTTCGTCTTGGGAGCAATCTGCTAAGAGGTTAGAGGAAGTTAGTGATAATGGTTCTTGGGGAGAAGCGGCAAAGAGATTAGATGGAGATAGTAGTGAGTCGTCTTGGGGAAAATCGGGAAATAGGTTAGAGGAAGAAACAAATTCGAAAACTGGCCATGCTTCTTGGGATGTGTCAAGAAAAAATTACGTTAGGAAAAGTGGTCCATTGCAGTATGGGAGTAGAGAAGGTAGAACTGAAAGGGGAACTTCGGTAAAGGATCGTCAGAGTGATCACCGTGGGAGGGACAAAAGATTGGACGAAGCCGATACAGCAAAAAGTTATGTTAGGAAAAGTGGTACATCGGAGCAATGGGGTAGAGAAAGTAGAACTGGAAGGGGAAGTGTGGTAAAGGATCATCAGAGTGATTACCGAGGGAGGGACAGAAGATTTGAGAAAGCTGATACAGAAGGAGATGttgaagaagaaggagatgaacaagaagaagaaatggaggCTGTTGATGATCCAAGGTGGGATCGTATTCAAAACAAGTTCAGTGGAATGGAAGATGTAAAACCTGGACGTGAGAGACCTGAATTTCGAAGGTGGAATAGGCAGGAAGATTGGGGTAAGAAGACATGGAAAGAGGCTACTGAATCGTCCGTGCCTAGGATGGTTGGCCAAAGTGTTTATGGCGTTGGTCCAGTTTTGGCTGCTTTGTCAGCTGGAAGAAGAGAATTTTATGCATTGTATGTTCAAGAAGGGATGGATTTGAGCAAAAATAATAGGAAGAAGAAGGACAAGAAGGGCTTTGAGAGAATTTTAATGATGGCTGACAAGATTGGGTTAAACGTAAAGGATGTGTCCAAGCATGATCTTAATATGGCTACTGATAATCGACCTCATCAGGGTCTGGTTCTAGATGCTTCTCCGTTGGAGATGGTGAAAATTAACGAATTGGACCCCGTTTCGGTTGAGGAAGGTAAGGGCTCTCTTTGGGTTGCTTTGGATGAGGTTACGGATCCTCAGAATGTGGGAGCAATCATCAGGTCTGCTTACTTCTTTGGAGCTTCTGGGGTGGTGTTATGTGCAAAGAATTCAGCTCCACTGAGTGGTGTTGTGAGCAAAGCAAGTGCAGGCTCACTTGAGTTGATGGAGTTGAGATACTGCAAGAATATGATGCAGTTCCTAACATCCTCAGCCGAAAATGGTTGGCGAGTTCTTGGAGGTTCTGTTTCTGCCAAGGCTATACCTTTGAACAAGGTTGCACCTAGTGTACCAACAATTCTTGTTCTGGGAAGTGAGGGCACTGGGTTGAGACCTTTGGTGGAAAGATCTTGCACTGATTTGATTAGAATCCCGGGGAATATTCCCATGGAAATTACTGCTGGTGGAGTTGATGATACTGAAACCGTGGAAGGGAATCATGCGTGCTCAGCTGAAGAGTTCCGATCATTTTTGGCCGTGGAGAGCTTAAATGTCAGCGTTGCAGCTGGTGTGTTGCTTCATCACTTAACAGGAAACAATAACGATGAGGATGTCGATGCAGTTAATCAGCAGACTGACGAACTTGACTGA
- the LOC137738618 gene encoding mitochondrial import inner membrane translocase subunit TIM17-2-like, producing the protein MGTPETSREPCPDRILDDIGGAFGMGAVGGSAFHFIKGVYNSPAGARFIGGSQAVRMNAPRVGGSFAVWGGLFSAFDCTMVYVRQKEDPWNSIIAGAATGGFLQMRQGLGASARSAAFGGVLLALIEGAGIMLNKFMSQQQQMPVVIEEPANMAGMPGLPPMGRDPGQPGPPEMATSVSSGSEPNSSSGSWFGGWFEKGKESEAKSSGSATKILESFDAPPVPTFEFK; encoded by the coding sequence ATGGGAACTCCAGAAACATCCCGGGAACCGTGCCCCGACCGCATCCTCGACGACATAGGCGGCGCCTTCGGCATGGGCGCTGTCGGCGGTTCCGCCTTCCACTTCATCAAGGGCGTCTACAACTCCCCCGCCGGCGCCCGGTTCATCGGCGGCTCCCAGGCCGTCCGGATGAACGCGCCGCGCGTCGGCGGAAGCTTCGCCGTCTGGGGGGGCCTGTTCTCCGCCTTCGACTGCACCATGGTCTACGTCCGCCAGAAGGAGGACCCCTGGAACTCCATCATCGCCGGCGCCGCCACCGGTGGCTTCCTCCAGATGCGCCAGGGGCTTGGCGCCTCGGCCCGATCGGCCGCCTTCGGTGGCGTTCTTCTGGCGCTGATTGAAGGAGCTGGGATCATGCTTAATAAGTTTATGAGCCAGCAGCAGCAGATGCCGGTTGTGATTGAAGAGCCGGCGAATATGGCCGGTATGCCTGGGCTTCCTCCGATGGGCCGGGATCCGGGTCAGCCTGGCCCACCGGAGATGGCAACGTCCGTCAGCAGCGGATCTGAGCCGAACTCGAGCTCAGGATCGTGGTTTGGAGGGTGGTTCGAAAAGGGGAAGGAGTCTGAGGCCAAGAGCAGCGGAAGCGCGACGAAGATTTTGGAGAGTTTCGATGCACCGCCAGTGCCGACCTTCGAGTTTAAGTGA